Below is a genomic region from Persicimonas caeni.
CAGATCGGCCGGGCAGGGCGCTCGGGCGGCGTCAGCCTGGCGGTCGTCGTCGCCGGCGATGCGCCCGTCGACCAGTTCATCATCAACCACCCCGAGTACTTTATCGGCCAGTCGCCCGAAGAGGCGCGCATCGACCCCAAAAACCTGCTCATCGCCGTCGAGCACCTCAAATGCGCCGCCTACGAGCTCGGCTTCAAGGTCGGCGAGGGTTTCGGTGAGCTGTCGCCGACCGAGACCGAGGAGGCGCTCGAATTCTTGGAGGCCGAGACCAATATGGTCCACCGGGTCGACGGGCGCTGGAAGTGGTCCTCGCAGACCTATCCCGCCAGCGAGATCAACCTGCGCAATATCGCCGAAGAGAATTTCGTGGTGATCGACGTCACCCACCAACAGCCCAACGTGGTCGCCGAGGTCGACTTCGAGGGCGCCCACACCGCCCTGTACCCCAACGCGGTCTATCAGATCTCGGGCGAGCCCTACCGAGTCGAGCGCCTCGACTACGACGAGCGACGCGCCTACGTGCGCCGCAGCAACGACGGCTACTACACCACCGCCATGCACTACGCCTCGGTGCACGTGCTCGACGTGTTCAAGGAGCGCGAGGCCGCCCCCGGGCGCATCGGCTTCGGCGAGGTGCGCGTGACCGACCGCTTCGTGGGCTACAAAAAGATCAAATTCGGCACCGGCGAGAATATCGGCTACGGCGAGATCAATCTGCCCGAGCTCGACCTGCACACGATGGCCTACTGGCTCGAGCTCCCGTGCGAGAATTTCCCCGACCTGTCCTCGGACCCGGAGCGGTGGGCTCGCGTGGTCAACGGCGCCGGCAAAGTGCTGCAGACGGCGGCGAGCCTGCGGCTGATGTGCGACCCGCGCGACCTCGACCTGTGTATCGGCTCGGTCGCCGACGATCGCTGGCTGAGCGAGGGCTTCGAGGGGCTGACCCTTCGCGACGCCGACGGCCAGACCCACTCTTTCGACGAAGACGCCGCCGCTGCCTCCTTCCACGATCACCACCACGAGATGAAGACGGGGCGTATTGGCCCGGTGTTATACGACCCGACCGTCTTTATCTACGACAAGTATCCGGGCGGCGTCGGCTTTGGCGAAGGCCTATTCGACAACCACCGCGACTTCGTCAAGATGGCCCGCGAGCTCATCGAGGACTGCAGCTGCGAGCGCGGCTGCCCCTCGTGCGTCGGCCCTCCCCACGAGAGCCGCGGCGAGATCAAGACCGCCGTGTCGCAGCTTTTGGGACGCCTGGCGTATGTGATGTGAGCACGCCTCGACCCAACATTTCCAATCCGTGCCAACCCGTGGCACAATACTCCTCACATTGTGTGAACCACCCAACCAGATGGAGTAACGATCAATGAAGTACCGGGCCGCCCTCATTGTCGCACTCAGCCTTGGCGTGACGAGCGTCGCCGATGCGCGTACCCCGCGCGTCCAGCAGATTCCCAATGGTGCGACGTTCTCGTGCACCACGTGTCACACCGCCTCGTTTCCGACCGGGCCGCAAAACGGCGAGCGCAACGTATTTGGCCAGCAGGTCGAGCAGAATCTGACCGGCGGCGGTGATATCTCCGCTCAAAAAGTCGACTGGCAGGCCATCTATGAGCTGGACGCCGACGGTGACGGGTTTACCAATGGTGAAGAACTCGGCGATCCCAACGGCGAATGGGCCGAGGGAGACGACGCCCCGGCCGACTACGAGCCGTCGAACCCGGCCGATGCGAACGATACGCCCGAGATCGGCGGTGAGGACGCCGGCGGCTCCGAAGACGCCGGCGGCCCAGGCGCCGATGCCGGTGGCTCCGACGACGCGGGCATGACGGCCGACACCGGCTCTGCGGACACGGGCGGTACCGACAATGGCGGCAGCACCGACGACGGCGGCTCTGACGAGGGCTGCTCGGCCACCGGCACGAGCGATCCTCTGTCGACTGGCGCCCTCGTCGCCCTCTTTGGTCTTGGACTTGCCGCCCTTCGGCGTCGATTTTCCTAGGAGAGGCGCGTAACGTGGGGTTTCGCGCCGGCATTGAGCACTACTGGCGCGCACTAAAAAGCCATGGCAAAACTCGTACGTCCCACATCCCGCTACAAAGCGAGCTACTTGAGCGCCCTTCGCGAATTCCATCGTGAGGGGCGCTATACCTACCACGACCTCGACGAACTCGACGGCGACTTCGAAGCTCACGTCGCCGACGAGCGAAAGCGTATTCACCCCGAGAATATCGCCGTCTATCGCGTCCCCGAAACGATCTACTGGCTGGTCGACGGCGACGAGTTCATCGGCCGGCTCGAGCTACGCCACGAGCTCAACGACCACCTGCTCGAAGTCGGCGGTCATATCGGCTATTCGATCCGCCCCGGCCGCCGCCGTGAGGGCTACGGCACCACCATCCTCGAGTTGGCTCTGCAAAAGGCCTGCGAATGCGGCATGCAGCGAGTGCTGCTGACCTGCGATCCCGACAACGTCGCCTCGCGCAAGATCATCGAGAAAAACGGCGGGGAGTTCGAAAACCGCGTCGACGTGGTGCGCGACGGCATGGAGTACCACAAGCTTCGTTTTTGGATCGACGTGGAGAGCCAACTCAGTGGGCGAGAAAGCTGTCGCGCCTGACGCCACACACCCGCGCCCGGCCATGAAGATCACCGCCGAGACAACTCGCCGTTTGTGGAGCAAGATGAACGCCCACTACGGCACCATAGTCGTGCCCAAGGCGCGCTCGCCGTTGATGAAGCTAGCGGGCGCAGGGTTGCACCTCGTGCGCATCATGGACCGCCACACGTTCATGAACCGGTACACAACGGTGGTCGGCCGGCGTATCTATCCGTGGTTTACGGTCGGCGACGGGAGCGACGACGATCTTTGGTACCAGATCGTCGTCGGCGTCCACGAGCATCAACACGTCGTCCAGGCTCGCCGCGACGGCCTGCTCGGCTTTAGCGTGCCCTACGTGCTCAGCCCGCGGCGGCGCGCGCTCATCGAGGCCGAGGCTTATCGCTGCAACCTCGAGATGAACTGGTGGCGAACGGGACAAGTGGGCGACCCGGCGCGCCTGGCCGCCAAGCTCGAGCAGTACGGGTGTCGCGACAGCGATGTTCGCGCGGCCAACGACTACCTTGAAAACGCAGCCGACGAGATTCGCGCCGGCAAGATCGTCAACGAGGCCTCCCTCTTCGCGATCGATTGGCTCGAGGCGCAGGGGTGAACTTCCCTCACCGCGCCCTTTGCACTAAGCTGCGATGCACCGACCGAACAGTCAGCCGACCACCGGAAGGTGCATCCGGCAAGGTGCATTCAGCCGGCGAGGAGACACCACATGCGTAACATCGAAGAAAGCCAGGGCGACCTGCTGAAGGTGGGCATGTGGCTGCTCGCCGCCCTCACCCTACTCTCGGCGCTCGTCTCGTTTGGCTACAACATTTTGCTCTCCAAACTCGACGGCCACTGGGGTGAATTCGGGCTGCTTCAATGGACCTACAACAGTACGTGGCGCCTGTCGCGATGGACCCATTTTGCGGTGCTCTCCGTCGGCGGAGGACTCGCCTGCTGGCTCCGCGCTCCCCAGTTTCGCCTCGCCAGGCGCCTGCTCTTTGGTGCGGTGGGCGCCGGCTTGCTCAGCCTCGCCCTGGGCCCCACACTAACACTTATCGACCGAAGCACGCTCGGCCACCAAGCCATCTTTTATACGTGGCAATTCAGTTGGTTGGCCTACTCCGGCTTGATCGTCGCCGGTGTCGCTGCCATCGGGTCGAACTTGGAGGACCGGCCCTCGACGCCCATCTGGGCACTAGCGGCCATCGCGCTCGCCTTCTTCGCGCTGCCGAGTCTCGCCAGTCTCTTCGGAGACAGCGCTCGAAGCGCCACACAAGCCCAAGGCAGTTGGCTCGAATTGCTCGACGCCCATGTAGTCGCTATTGGTGAACTCGTCACCGGTGTGATGATGACGGTGGTGGCGTTGCGGGCAAACGCCGCACGGGCCGAGGGGGACGGCGCGACGCCGCACCACACGTTGCGTAGCGCTATTTTTCTGCTCGTCACTGGTCTGATAGCCCGGGTAGCGACAGGTATTTGGACGATCGTCGAAGCCTACACCAAGGAGGCCAGTTTCGGCGGGCCGAGCCAGCGATTGCTACTCGAGGAGATCTCTACGCGCGGGCCGGCCAGCGTGCTCGCCGCGCTGTTGCCGTTGGTCGGCGTCTGGCTGTTGTGGAGAGGGACGCGGCACACCGAAGCCGAAGCCTCGAGCCGCCTGGGCTGGGCGTTCGGCCTGTGGCTGCTGGCGTTAGGCGTCGAGCTGGCATCGATCGGTTATGCAACTTGGG
It encodes:
- a CDS encoding MYXO-CTERM sorting domain-containing protein; its protein translation is MKYRAALIVALSLGVTSVADARTPRVQQIPNGATFSCTTCHTASFPTGPQNGERNVFGQQVEQNLTGGGDISAQKVDWQAIYELDADGDGFTNGEELGDPNGEWAEGDDAPADYEPSNPADANDTPEIGGEDAGGSEDAGGPGADAGGSDDAGMTADTGSADTGGTDNGGSTDDGGSDEGCSATGTSDPLSTGALVALFGLGLAALRRRFS
- a CDS encoding DEAD/DEAH box helicase, whose protein sequence is MRNINTPQGELRDLIKRWQKGKGVGRHFTALKHIPAREAQYADFPAGLNEALQQMLRRRGIERLWSHQAKAVGHALAGEDVVVVTPTASGKSLCYNLPVLDAMYRNASALYLFPTKALSQDQTAELNQLIGAAPGAASAWEAQVYDGDTPPDVRRRIRRNGRLVVTNPDMLHAGILPHHEKWANFFRSLEYIIVDEIHTYRGVFGSHVANVMRRLNRVCAHYGSNPTFVATSATISNPRELATTLADRPFELVDENGAPSAERYVCFFNPPIVDPQQMRRQSPLTAAERVAKQTIKGGCGTIVFARSRQSVEVVVHRLKDRLRRERGNKNLEDRVASYRGGYLPDLRRSIERGLREGYLLGVISTNALELGIDIGSLDVCILAGYPGSVASTWQQIGRAGRSGGVSLAVVVAGDAPVDQFIINHPEYFIGQSPEEARIDPKNLLIAVEHLKCAAYELGFKVGEGFGELSPTETEEALEFLEAETNMVHRVDGRWKWSSQTYPASEINLRNIAEENFVVIDVTHQQPNVVAEVDFEGAHTALYPNAVYQISGEPYRVERLDYDERRAYVRRSNDGYYTTAMHYASVHVLDVFKEREAAPGRIGFGEVRVTDRFVGYKKIKFGTGENIGYGEINLPELDLHTMAYWLELPCENFPDLSSDPERWARVVNGAGKVLQTAASLRLMCDPRDLDLCIGSVADDRWLSEGFEGLTLRDADGQTHSFDEDAAAASFHDHHHEMKTGRIGPVLYDPTVFIYDKYPGGVGFGEGLFDNHRDFVKMARELIEDCSCERGCPSCVGPPHESRGEIKTAVSQLLGRLAYVM
- a CDS encoding GNAT family N-acetyltransferase; amino-acid sequence: MAKLVRPTSRYKASYLSALREFHREGRYTYHDLDELDGDFEAHVADERKRIHPENIAVYRVPETIYWLVDGDEFIGRLELRHELNDHLLEVGGHIGYSIRPGRRREGYGTTILELALQKACECGMQRVLLTCDPDNVASRKIIEKNGGEFENRVDVVRDGMEYHKLRFWIDVESQLSGRESCRA